GCATCGTGAAATTCCTTCAGCGCGGGATTTGTCCAGACCGCGTTCTCAATTTGCTGGCGCTGCAAGAGCATCTGCGCGGCCATCTTGAATTTTTCGTGCTCCAGCAGCCGCTGCACGAGTTCATTGCGCGGATCGTCTTCCAAAGTTTCCGGGGCGTCGGGATCCCGCGGCAGCAAAAGCCGGCTCTTGATCTGGATCAGCACCGACGCCATGTAGATGAACTCTGCCGCCAGGTTCACATCCAGTTCGCGCATCCGCTCCACGTAGTGCAGGTACTGTGCCGTGATTTGGGCGATGGGGATGTCGTAAATGTCGATGTCCTGCTTGCGAATGAGATCAAGCAGCAGGTCGAGGGGGCCGTCGTAGATATCGCCGAGAGTGATAGCAAAAGGGAATTCCTGGCGACTGCCGGACTTCTCAGGTGCACCAACGACGCCAGGCTTATTCAAGGATTGAGGCCCCGCTGCTTTTGCGGCGACGCCAGCATGCTCCGACGAATTGTGGAGGTTTTCCGACATTAACTCTTGCTCTGCTGCTCCTCAGCGAGTGGCGCCTGGTAATCGTGGGAGAAGTTCATGGACTCACGCACGTCGGACATAACGACTTCCGCTGCCATGCCGGCGCGTTCCGATCCCGCCTCAAGGATATCCCACACCAGCTTAGGATTCTGCTCGTATTTCTGGCGCCGCTCCTGGATGGGCTTGAGCCTGTCGACGATGGCGTCGGCGACCCAGCTTTTGCAGTCCAGGCAGCCTATGCCTGCGGTGGTACAACCCACTTCCACATTGTGGATCGTTTCTCTGCTGCTGAAGATCTCATGCAACGCGTAGACAGGGCAGACATGAGGATTGCCGGGATCGGTGCGCCGCACGCGGGCCGGATCGGTGACCATGGGCTTCAACTTCTGCCGGATGACGGGCTCTGGATCGCTGATC
This genomic interval from Terriglobales bacterium contains the following:
- a CDS encoding segregation/condensation protein A, whose protein sequence is MSENLHNSSEHAGVAAKAAGPQSLNKPGVVGAPEKSGSRQEFPFAITLGDIYDGPLDLLLDLIRKQDIDIYDIPIAQITAQYLHYVERMRELDVNLAAEFIYMASVLIQIKSRLLLPRDPDAPETLEDDPRNELVQRLLEHEKFKMAAQMLLQRQQIENAVWTNPALKEFHDAEGTEAELAADVVDLVRTFQQILERARQRPVLQVDEETVTVGQMIDYFRRRLMLEDKPVRLKQLLRSVNSQRTLICAFLALLELVRLQAILLRQERSFGEILVKKSAHFESVLSQEAAVRDDWR